A genomic region of Salvelinus namaycush isolate Seneca chromosome 7, SaNama_1.0, whole genome shotgun sequence contains the following coding sequences:
- the LOC120050824 gene encoding guanylate cyclase soluble subunit beta-2-like: MPRKEGHLATFHLSVKICGPTKVHCHPGACVHDINSLLPTVLANYSHIDTIVTHYGFINTCLKSLVIEKFGEETWEKLRTLAEVQDTFMTYEIYDDVITLRLVQEACTMLDMSSEVVLKLFGEYFFSFCKMAGYDTMLRTLGGNLVEFIENLDALHSYLALSYQEMNAPSFRVEKNDDGRMLLHYYSDRKGLYHIVPGIIEAVAKDFFDSEVSMTILNQSEEDERTGKKEHVVFLVSQRSRGSKRDFRPQREKEVTKEDEEIDRRAEALERMRARCASLPHCPAGKRSRWDMVRSIVMFGKDNLLKSFTPCYPDKLWMEEQAFCNAFPFHIVFDKQLKVKQTGINIQKFVPGLQTMDIRLDEYFSIVHPQVTFNIESIRKFINSQFVLKTRREMVPLASQHQSMLKLRGQMVWMESLGCMVYLCSPKLRSLQELEERGLHISDIAQHDTTRDLILLNQQRLAEMELSNQLERKKEELRILSRHLETEKKKTETLLYAMLPRHVANQLKEGKRVEAGEFQVCTILFSDVVTFTNICAACEPIQIVNMLNSMYSKFDRLTSVHDVYKVETIGDAYMVVGGVPIPADSHAERVANFALGMRIAAREVTNPITGQPIQIRVGLHTGPVLAGVVGDKMPRYCLFGDTVNTASRMESHGVPDHIHLSPFTYSALEDKGFDILERGEIQVKGKGLMTTYFLLQNLCVSEDTIMARGTGEPCVYRDNQQGAGESERGSQTVLDG, from the exons TACGGATTCATAAACACCTGTCTGAAATCTCTGGTAATTGAGAAATTTGGTGAAGAAACATGGGAGAAACTGAG GACCCTGGCAGAGGTCCAGGACACGTTTATGACTTATGAGATATACGATGATGTCATAACTCTGCGTCTGGTGCAGGAGGCATGTACTATGCTGG ACATGTCTTCTGAGGTGGTGCTGAAGCTTTTCGGGGAGTACTTCTTCAGCTTCTGTAAGATGGCGGGGTACGACACCATGTTGCGTACGCTAGGGGGGAACCTGGTGGAGTTCATTGAGAACCTGGATGCCCTTCACAGCTACCTGGCTCTCTCCTACCAG GAGATGAACGCTCCCTCGTTCCGTGTGGAGAAGAACGATGATGGGAGGATGTTGCTTCATTACTACTCGGACAGGAAAGGCCTATATCACATTGTGCCAG GCATCATTGAGGCGGTGGCCAAAGACTTCTTTGACAGCGAAGTGAGCATGACCATCCTTAACCAATCAGAGGAAGACGAGCGCACAGGGAAGAAAGAGCATGTGGTCTTCCTGGTCTCTCAGAGGAGCAGAGGGTCAAAGAGGGATTTCCGGCCCCAAAGAGAGAAGGAGGTAAccaaggaggatgaggagattgATAGGAGG GCAGAGGCATTGGAGAGGATGAGAGCCAGGTGTGCCAGTCTGCCCCACTGCCCTGCTGGGAAAAGATCACGCTGGGACATGGTTAGGAGCATTGTCATGTTTGGTAAAG ACAACCTTCTGAAGTCATTCACACCCTGCTACCCAGATAAGCTGTGGATGGAGGAACAAGCATTCTGCAATGCCTTCCCTTTCCACATTGTCTTTGATAAACAG CTCAAGGTGAAGCAGACTGGGATTAACATCCAGAAGTTTGTCCCTGGGCTGCAGACGATGGACATCCGTCTGGATGAGTACTTCAGCATTGTCCATCCGCAGGTGACCTTCAACATCGAGAGCATCAGGAAGTTCATTAACAGCCAGTTTGTCCTGAAGACCAGACGGGAGATGGTGCCACTGGCCTCTCAGCATCAGTCCATGCTCAAACTCAGAG GTCAGATGGTGTGGATGGAGTCTCTGGGCTGTATGGTGTACCTGTGCTCCCCGAAGCTGCGCAGCCTGCAGGAGTTGGAGGAGAGGGGTCTGCACATCTCCGACATCGCCCAGCACGACACCACCCGGGACCTCATTCTGCTTAACCAACAGCGTCTGGCCGAGATGGAGCTGTCCAATCAGCTGGAGCGCAAAAAG GAGGAGCTGAGGATCCTCTCACGCCACCTCGAGACGGAGAAGAAGAAGACGGAGACTCTGCTCTACGCCATGTTGCCTCGCCACGTAGCCAACCAGCTGAAGGAGGGCAAGAGGGTGGAAGCAG GTGAGTTCCAGGTGTGCACCATCCTGTTCAGTGATGTGGTCACCTTCACCAATATCTGTGCTGCCTGCGAGCCCATCCAGATCGTCAACATGCTCAACTCCATGTACTCCAAGTTCGACCGCCTTACCAGCGTCCATGACGTGTACAAG GTGGAGACTATTGGAGACGCCTACATGGTGGTGGGTGGGGTTCCCATTCCAGCTGACAGCCATGCAGAGCGGGTGGCCAACTTTGCCCTGGGTATGCGTATCGCTGCTCGGGAGGTGACCAACCCTATCACTGGGCAACCCATCCAG ATTCGGGTGGGTCTGCACACAGGTCCAGTGCTGGCTGGTGTGGTAGGGGACAAGATGCCTCGATACTGCCTGTTTGGAGATACGGTCAACACTGCCTCCCGCATGGAGAGTCACGGAGTGCCTgaccacatacacctcagcccCTTCACATACAG TGCACTGGAAGATAAGGGCTTTGACATCCTGGAAAGAGGAGAGATCCAGGTGAAGGGGAAAGGCCTGATGACTACCTACTTCCTGCTGCAGaacctgtgtgtgtctgaggacACCATCATGGCCAGAGGGACAGGAGAGCCCTGCGTGTACAGAGACAACCAGCAGGGggcgggagagagcgagagag